One Pueribacillus theae genomic region harbors:
- a CDS encoding antibiotic biosynthesis monooxygenase family protein, producing MNFFITYGTHDFLKSIYEKYQNKYDIYLLDGGGSSILIVEKEGKSLFQSGKTYAIEKASGSFERATFAVINNVPVTQEHKDIFLYEAKIRAEMIEKQPGCLAVRVLKPIKSDSFIILSMWDSSGDYRRFENSPEFGLTKPSTSGINVPQELFTGKAYVKTYSVFREELDNN from the coding sequence ATGAATTTTTTTATTACGTATGGCACACATGATTTTTTAAAGTCAATTTATGAAAAGTATCAAAATAAATACGATATTTACCTATTGGATGGCGGCGGTTCATCCATCCTTATTGTGGAAAAAGAAGGAAAGAGCCTTTTTCAAAGCGGCAAAACCTATGCAATTGAAAAAGCGAGCGGAAGTTTTGAAAGAGCCACTTTCGCTGTGATAAATAACGTTCCCGTTACGCAGGAACACAAGGATATCTTTCTATATGAGGCGAAGATACGCGCTGAGATGATCGAAAAGCAACCCGGATGCCTTGCTGTCAGAGTTTTAAAACCGATAAAAAGTGATTCATTTATCATCCTGAGCATGTGGGATTCATCTGGTGACTATCGACGATTCGAAAACTCTCCAGAATTTGGTTTAACGAAACCTTCCACCTCGGGCATTAACGTACCACAGGAATTGTTTACAGGGAAAGCTTATGTGAAAACGTATTCGGTCTTCAGGGAAGAACTTGATAATAACTAA
- a CDS encoding LTA synthase family protein: MKPLSFLRKHQLLFLAIFLFWVKAYIVQRFCFNTPTEGVLQGLLLLVNPLSSALLLFGISLFFSVKWRKLTIILISLLSSMILYSNVIYNRFFNDFITLPTLFQTNNMGDLGGSIFTLVQATDLFLFADVAFLLIIVRFVEFPITLATKKQINTIFGSALALFAFNLALSEIEQPQLLTKSFDRSMIIQNIGVINFHIYDLVMQSTVRVHKALAKSDVFYEVENFVNDLHGEPNPSFRGKAKGKNVFIISLESMQSFVLNRKMEGHEITPFLNDLMKESYYFPNFYHQTGQGKTSDAEFLVDNSLYPLPSGAVFFTHAENEYNGLPEIISREGYYPAVMHANHASFWNRDIMYDALGYKRYFSADDFEINENNSVGWGLKDIDMFEQSIAHLTSLPEPYYVKYLTITNHFPYALEKEDEFIPQWTSTSETVNRYFTTVRYTDEAVKRFFQRLKEEGVYENAIFIFYGDHYGISEYHNKELGEFLGKEITPFESVQLQRVPLLIHIPGEQGGTFDTIGGQIDLKPTILNLLGIDEGEDLSFGNDLFSNERPGLVVLRDGSFITEKYIYTKNKCYDKSNESEIEIEACEPFIEEAQLQLDQSDKVIYGDLLRFYENK; the protein is encoded by the coding sequence GTGAAACCCCTTTCTTTTCTTCGAAAACACCAATTGTTATTTTTGGCAATTTTTTTATTTTGGGTGAAAGCTTACATTGTTCAAAGGTTCTGTTTTAATACGCCGACAGAAGGTGTGCTTCAAGGGCTTCTTTTGTTGGTCAACCCTTTAAGCTCCGCTTTATTGCTTTTTGGGATCAGTTTGTTTTTTTCGGTAAAATGGCGCAAACTGACGATCATTCTTATTAGTTTACTAAGTTCAATGATTTTATATTCAAATGTCATTTATAATCGATTTTTTAACGATTTTATTACACTTCCAACACTGTTCCAAACGAATAATATGGGTGATTTGGGCGGCAGTATTTTTACGCTTGTTCAAGCAACGGATCTTTTTCTTTTTGCTGATGTTGCTTTTCTTTTGATCATTGTTAGATTCGTAGAATTCCCAATCACTTTAGCTACGAAAAAACAAATTAATACTATCTTTGGGAGCGCGCTCGCATTGTTTGCATTCAACCTCGCGTTATCTGAAATCGAACAGCCTCAATTATTAACAAAATCTTTCGATCGCTCAATGATCATTCAAAACATTGGTGTCATTAACTTTCATATTTACGATCTTGTGATGCAATCAACGGTTAGAGTCCATAAAGCGCTAGCAAAGAGTGACGTTTTTTACGAAGTGGAAAATTTCGTTAACGACTTGCATGGGGAACCAAATCCATCATTTCGGGGAAAGGCGAAAGGAAAAAATGTTTTTATCATTTCTCTTGAATCCATGCAAAGTTTTGTGTTGAATCGAAAGATGGAAGGGCATGAGATCACCCCATTTCTAAATGACTTAATGAAAGAAAGCTACTACTTTCCAAATTTTTATCACCAAACGGGACAAGGAAAAACGTCTGATGCGGAATTTCTTGTTGATAATTCGTTATATCCGCTTCCAAGCGGGGCTGTCTTTTTTACGCATGCTGAAAATGAATACAACGGATTGCCCGAAATTATTTCTAGGGAAGGATACTACCCGGCCGTTATGCATGCCAATCATGCAAGCTTTTGGAATCGGGACATCATGTATGACGCATTAGGCTACAAACGATATTTTTCCGCAGATGATTTTGAAATCAATGAAAACAATTCAGTCGGATGGGGCTTGAAAGATATTGACATGTTTGAGCAATCAATCGCCCATTTGACATCATTGCCGGAACCTTATTATGTGAAGTATTTAACCATTACGAATCATTTTCCTTACGCTTTGGAGAAAGAAGATGAATTTATCCCCCAATGGACATCAACAAGTGAAACAGTCAATCGCTATTTCACAACGGTTCGGTATACAGATGAAGCGGTGAAGCGTTTTTTTCAACGTTTGAAGGAAGAAGGCGTATATGAAAATGCCATCTTCATTTTTTACGGAGACCATTACGGGATATCTGAATACCATAATAAGGAATTGGGGGAATTTCTAGGGAAGGAAATTACTCCGTTCGAGTCTGTGCAGCTCCAAAGGGTTCCATTGCTTATTCATATTCCGGGGGAGCAAGGCGGGACATTCGATACGATTGGCGGACAAATCGATCTGAAGCCGACGATTTTAAATTTGCTCGGGATTGATGAAGGAGAAGACCTTTCGTTTGGCAATGACTTGTTTTCCAATGAACGTCCCGGTTTAGTTGTGCTTCGAGACGGAAGCTTTATTACAGAAAAGTATATTTATACGAAAAACAAATGCTACGATAAATCGAATGAATCTGAAATAGAGATTGAAGCGTGTGAACCTTTCATAGAAGAAGCCCAGCTTCAGCTTGATCAATCCGACAAAGTGATTTACGGTGATTTACTAAGGTTCTACGAAAATAAATAA